The DNA segment ATGACTACATCAGGGCACCGAGCAGTTGagatctgaaaaacacacaaatgtaactGATTAATATAAATTGATAATTACTGAGAAAGATCACTTTCAAGTAATTTTATCtatcagtgattaaaaaaaaatctagatatATGGCATCAGATATATATTTAGCCCATAAATGTTGGGTATTCTgatgtgttcattttaattaatcatGGACAGAAGATACAATTACGTATCCATCCAATAAATTACTTTATAGTCTAAAAACAACACCTGAGGCtcagaaacaaatattttctatAGAATTAAACttatacaaaattattaaagcAAACTCAAATAATGTTCATACTTAACACATTTAATATAGTTGCCCTGATATGAATGAGGAAGCAAATAAGTGGAAAGGTCTGCTGAACATTTTGACTGACTGTAAAGTCACCACAATGTGTATATAtgacataaatgtattttttattaaattagatttttgtaCTTGATTTTTAGCTTTAAATGtgcaattttatatatatatattattaaaaaattgttaaaagcCAGCAATTGCTGGCAGTCAGCCTGACCTGTGAACAAAGTGTTAATGAGACTTTTTGATGTTTACAGGAggattttatgtttgtgtgaagTTGCACATGCAGTGAATAGAGCCGCTTTCTGTCAAATCTTTCGGATGTTGAACAAAGTCACCTTGTGGTAACAATGGAAGGGCTTACTGTAAATTAatgctgttaatgttttatttatagattttaagttttttaaaacaaacaacataatcaTAAAGGAGTCACCAACCTCCCAACAAAAACACGCTCTTATAGGCAGTATGATAAGTAGAAGAGGCAGCACCAACCACAGAGTGAATGTCTCCAAAATGAGATATATAAATAGTGTACACACATGCTGAATGTACAAACCTATATCCACAAGTGAATATAcacctacatacacacaaacgcTTTAGGCCATTCTTGATAAATAAGATAGAAATGGTTGTCATGTTTTATCAAAGATTGCTGAGAATAAAGAACTGTATTGAACTTGCTCCATGTGTAACAAATTTAGTAATTTCTGCTTAATAGAAGGCACATACTCAGTTTTACAgaggtgaaatattcctttttaGTCACAACCATGTCATATTGTATAGGGTTTTGTTGCATGTGGGAGGGTGACAGAGataatactgtttttattgtacagaaaaacatgtttctaaaaccagaaacaaaatatgaaagttTTATCTACTTGCATTACTTGTGTCTCGATACTTTCGTTTTGCACATGCCTTCCCTTTGTTAAGATTCaaagttgtatttgtttgtgcacaattcagttttttgttttaattttccatgtttttctgcGCAACTGgtctgtaaaataaagtaagcCAAGACAAAAACTGtcaatgtaaaaattaaaaactcttTCATTTCAAGGCCCTTGACAGTTGGGTAATGTCAATCTTGTTGACctatttgtgtttgtatttttaaaaccataaatGTTACTTCTAAGGCTAATGTCTGTTTTGAAACTTCAAGTTTGCATTTGTATTATGACATGACAAGTGGATCAATTTAGCCGTTTAAGTCAACTTTTCTtttgcataacatcacttttgaaaacaaacttCCATCTTCCATTTTAAAGTGAACTAAAGCTAACAACAACATATTCATTTTGTGATGTGTGTCATAATTATCACACTGACGCTGCAATTTTATGTTCTATAGAAAATCAGATTTGAGGCAGCCATTCAAATACATGTTGCACAGAATCTGAACTGATTAGagctttgtgtttgtctcagttACATCCTGTCTGACGGTGATAGTCTTCTTAAACACCAGCTGCCTCTCTACCATGTTTACACACTGGAATATTGTTAGCACAATATCCAATTATTCTACCCCATAATTTGCAGACTCGTGATGTGTATAATTTACTTAAACTGTTTCTGATGATCATTCAagcatacaaaaaaagtttgattattTATTCTTAAAGCAGCAagatattacaagaaaaattgactgtacaacaaaatgaaatatgagcACATATCACAGGTCTCTCTCTCAACAGAGACTTATTTGCTCCAGGTTGTACATTAGAAAGACACccgaaatctttttttttttttttaattgggacAAATTAACATTGTGGAGAGTATAATGCCAAGATAGGAAAAATTGGGAACTGGTGAGAGCTAAAGACAACAGGCAAATCcaaatgaagaggaggaagagcaaGACGAAATAAGTTTTAGCCTTTGATATCATCTACAGTAAGTGATCTAACCAAAAAACATTCTAATATTTCATAAATCCTTAACATTAAGATAGCATAGCTGACTTTGGTTCCTTCATGTCATTCTAAAGCGCTGCTACTAATTACAGTCTAAAGCCATTTTATCCAAGGAGTAGTAAAGTTTGATACCAAAGGAAATTGAGACGAACCATAAAGAAATCCAAACGAGTCGATTTAAGATACAAATCTATGCATGTAACAATATGAAGTCCAAAGGAAAATcaatttacagtatatattgCTTAGGAACAATCAAAAGTATATACACCATTCATTAATGATACAAACCAGCAAAGAAACATCTAAACTACATGAGGTatgttttgcaattttctgacattcaaaacaaaagaaacaaatattaaCATGAGTGCACCATGCAAGCAGCTTCCAAGTTTCCTCACTATCACTCACAGTGCACTGTCACTAAATAACAATAAGgacaacactaaaataaaatcaggtcTTTTTCTGATGTAAGTATCACATTAACTGACAGACATGAACATCTTATGCACAGCTTGACAAGCCACAGATATattcaaacacatttataacatcttttaaatatacagactgaattaaaaaagacattaacatTGTACATGAACAATAAAAGAGCATTTCCAACTtgagaaaacattaaaactaaaactgttGGACAAACAACTTGCTCTTAAAGTGCAGTTAAAAGCCTAAATAATTCAAGAGGTATGGTTTGAAATTGGCTTCAGAGTTGGATGGCTGTGATTTCCGCCCCAGATTCAGACCCTGTCACAGATGACGGTCTCAACCACAAAAGTGTTCTCGAAGTGACGAATGCTGTGGCACTTCTTTGTCTCGCGCCTGTCGATACCTGCAAGAGAAAAGAACATGCATGAGATAATCTGTTCAGTGCTGAAAGTGGcaaaggcaaggcagctttatttttgtagcacatttcatacagcagGGCCAtttaaagtgcttcacagagaaataaaatataaaaaataaaatataaaaaacattaaaggacACACCCCGACtgtttcagatcagagaatactgtgcattttttcatgattttgagaccttctttCACATGcttggcaatttttttggtcatttaaatttgatcaggtgtttaataacacatctttctgtgatgtgacaaactcagaacacattttaatcatcGCTTTAGCTGGactttaattgatttaaaatcaagtttaaaataattttgcagttATTACTGGGTAGAGTAGGCAGTTTAAAAAAGgagtttttagctttgacttatAAGTAATCAGAGTCAGTGGTCATATTTCTACTGCTATTGGTGTCTAATTGCATTAGCAGTGGGGATCCCTGTAAACCACATCCATATATGTACTCAGTGGAAGTTCCTTGCATCAATAACTCTCACGCCAATCAAAGGCAGCAACGGCAGAGATATCACCGGAGCGCATCACTACCTCCTCCAAAGTGTGTGGATGTGTCCACGGCATTACCAGTGACTCAGTAAGCAGGAAGTTCCCAGGCTGCGCCCACATATAAACACTGCAATGATGATCAGGCTACCGAGCTGTTAGAGGAGGATTTTAAGCAGCAGACACAGTGTCTGAAATATTCACTAGGAAGCCTCTATTTGGATCTGGTTATATTTCTCAGCATCTCACCATGGTTGGTGTAAAAAGGGAGATAAATTAGTGGAAGTAACACATCACTCATCATTTAGCATCTCATATTGGGAAAAGAGGGGTGCACTCACGTCTGCGCTGGTTACGGCGTCTGAGGCGGTAGGTTTCTTTGCCGTAGCAGAGCCTGTGAATGAACGGGCCCAGCTGCCTCATGTTCCTCACCCTCCCTGTCACCATCATCTCTTCCTGGATGATGTAAGTCTGAGGAAGGTACGTCCCTctctgtggcaaaaaaatacaaatgaatcaCTCAGCTGCTCAGTCTGTGGGAGGAACACTTAACCGGAAGAGGAGAATACACTCCACTTTTATCTCTCTGACAGATATTCATCTCTAACAATGCTTTTACAACACCAGTGACATCAGCAGCGAATGTAGGGAGTGCCTCACCTTGACATTTACGAGCAGTTCCCACAGGTTCCGTGGAGGCATCACCAAGGTTGTGTTTAGCTCAGTGATGTAGCATTTGTCCAAAGCAATGTCGTGATAAGCTGTGAGGCCCtggaatcaaataaaaaaagggtaaaaaccTAACACTTCAACAAGAACGTGTAATGAGAGCAAACCAGTGAACATATGCATTAACCTACCCTCTGAAAGTCGTGGATGATATCGGCGGGGTCGCTGCCTCCAAAGTGTGGCACAGGTACACTGATCTGCTCGTAGTTATCATCAAGATAGATGCCCACATTCTCCTCAAGTTCTTGCCGGCCCCTCAGTGGAGCGTACACAGAGTCCTCGTAGATGACCCGACAGTGGAACAAGCTGTCTTCTGGGATCTGCTAATGGGGCGCAAACAGAGCGTGATTTAGCATGTGACAGCTATAATGTAATAATAGTGACTTCATTAAGGACACAGAGCAAGATccatagcataaaaacagacaaaaggctTTGTACAAAAATACTATGgatacaatttaaaaatttagaaaatatatgtatttagaAAATGCACAACTCTGCATTATTCAGTTACCTGAGGTATGAAGTAGTAGCGATAGACGTAGATAGAGGCCAGAACCAGTCCTGACATAAAGACCACCAGCCCAAAGGTGAGGCAGCAGAGGCCTGTTGGAAAAGGTTTCTTGGGCCTGACAGGAAGAACCAGCTGCTCCTGTAGAGAGAAAAGAAGTTCGGTTAGAGGACAAGTTGACGAGGAAAAGTCAGCCAagtgattttgttattttgaatattttgaaggagttttttaataacacaaaaatatgtgcaCACATATACAAAGAAGATGAAGCAACTACGTTTTAactaaacacaacaacaaaatacttaaaaaatgtgacCTCTTTTTCATTTAAGCTATTTAAGGAGATGATTTGGGAGAAGTCTTGAGATTGTAGTTTAGCAGTTAACCTGGAATTAATCATATTCAGTTCTATGATGGAGTATCAGCAGGCAAAACCTCCTGTCACACTGCCATAATTTGTACAAAATCGTTACAGTTAATTTTGCCAAGAGATGCTTGTAACGTCGTCAGTAAGGCGAGTAGATCTAGTAGACGTAAGACGGAGTGGTATGAGGCATGCCAGATGCCCTCCCACAGTCTCTCAGTCAatctgctgctgcctctcccTACTACAGTTGCTATGGAGAGCGGAAGCAGGGAGAAGAGATTGTGCCAGGCACTGACGAAGACGTTGGCACGTGGCCGTCTGGGTCTATTCTTGGAGGCCTACTTCCACGCTCCATATTTGTTAGTTCCCTTGCGCCCTAAGTAGGAGTCGAGTCGAGAAGAATTGCGTGGAGGAGCCCCTCAGCAGAGGCGGTCGTATTAATAGATCTACACACATTGGCTCTGACGCCTAGCCTACTGTCGCAGCCAACCAGAATCCACACAGGCTTTCAGCTCATGTCTTATTCTTCTGCTGACGTAACAAATGggtgaaaaataattatttgcagAGGTGATGCTTTTGCGTCAGCGAGGGGTACTCATTGTGTATAGTGTGTTGGGAAATAAGGATGAGACTAATCCAGGCTTACACCTATTGTGTGCCAGATATCTAATTATGTTAAACTCCTGGGAAGAAGTCCAGAGAGGAGGCTAAGAAAAGCTGGACTTATTGTGACAAGCCTATTTTAGTTCAGGTTTAAGCCATTCTACAATCCCAACTCAGAGATCAGACAAATCTTTAGAAAATATCATGTGCACTATACACAACTCTAGATAGAATTTGATAGATAtgactatctatctatctatctatctgtctatctatctatctacttTAAAGCACAGTTTTGCTTTGttcaaaatattataaaaccAGCTAAGCCCTGTTAGAGAATTTGAGTCTGAAAACTTCGGACGTGAGATCTGCGATGTTGCAGGTAGGATTGCAATGGTTAATTTTCAAGGTACGATAACGTCTcacaaaatattgcagtttcacAGTATCATGATATTACAGAATGATTATCAGTTAGAATGACCCATAAAGAATTTATAACAGAACAAACATTTCATTAGCCTACTAtaattgaaacttgaaactaatttttgtttagtttatgtAAAAAGTCTCCATTCAGAAAGTATCTAAAATATAAgtgagattctccatccagttgcttttttttattttttttttttcaaaatctaaaacataCATGGTATGATAACAGTCAAATTTCATATCACTGCATCCCTAGTTGCAGGCAAGTTTCAAGGCAGCAGTTGCTATTAACACAAtgacaaacaaattaaatcaaatctaCCACATAACCACACCCAGATCCTATTCATAGGACATGTAgctaaaactataaataaaagaGTATTAGTCCATAATTATGGCAATTTTAACTCCTGAATTTTTATGATCCCAGTTTAGAGATATAAAAAGCTAAGCTACCTTTAGATGGTGCCCACTGTTTAGAAACTACACACATTGATCCTGGCACCTCTATTACACTGTCAGGCGCTACCTGCAGGATCCACGTGGTATAACACCTCGTGACGTCACTGACTGGTGCAGTGACCGCAACTAACAGCTCTGTTATTTTCTCATTTCGACAAAAACAGCGGAGAAATTGAGACTATTTGCACGCTTATATTGAAAAGGGGGgaatatttaacttttatattATGCATACCTACGGACTCATATTACATCTACATTAGATGCATTTAAACTAATGTTGACATATGCTGCAGAAGGCACAATCACAGGTCAGCCATCTGCAGTGTGTCCTCGCGGTGGCCAAACAAGGTGACGTAATGTCAACATCCCCAGGCTGGGATGGCCTGCAGCTATGGGtcttattaatataatattatagcTCAATAAGCATTAAGCAATAATCTTTTGTTGTCAGAAATAGTGCCCTACAGTAATTGCACCAGCAAAAGCCATATTATAAACTGCAGTACATTTggattttcaaacattaaattgcataaaaacataattgcatcaaaaaacataattgcagTATGTTATTTTAAGAATATAGAATCATATGTTGTTTAGATATAACGTTGTTTGCACAATAGATCATCGATTACCAGTAATTTAATAAAATCCCATGAAGTGACATGATGATGCATAGACAGAAAAATCAATCACTACAGCTGAGAACAAACAGATTACCGCTAACCTGCTTTGCAAAAGGAGTACTGATGCTAGACACAAGACAAATgctacaacacaaaaacaaagaataacaaAGTGTGCAAACTCACGTGAGCCTGAGGTATAATGATCTTGTCTCCATCGATCTCTTTTTCAGGCTTCTGCGCCGAAACTGGCTGGAAAGTGAtcttcaccatgtttttttcggtgtgtgttttctttgtttcgtTAGCTGGTTTAAGTGAGCTGGTTTCATCAACCGAGCCGGGAAGATTATATACCAGCGGAGCAGGCTCGCCCCCGGGACTCAGTGACCTCAGAAGAGCGTCTTCTCTGACGAACAAGCACTGTGTGGGTCTCAAGGAAAAGCCGCCTCGCCGCTGTCAAAATAAGAGTCCAAGTCCGGCTGCGACGTTTAAATTTAACACGAAATATACTTTTTGTGGGCTCTTTGGCATAGAGATACATATACCCAAATGTTTGAAcatctttagaaaaaaagatcGCATTTTAATGTCCCTGTTATTGATATTAAACTACATTGTGCCATGATTCTGAAGGCAAGTGCCCGATATGGTATTGCTTTCCgcattttatttaaagctgcatCTCCTCTTCTCAACCATGTTCTCAACCGTGTTCTTAACACTATCATCCGGAAATGTAGGGATGTTTCAAAGTCTCAACCAGCTACTAGGCTGCAATAAAGTTAGCTCCAGGTCACTacaactgataataataatgatcataataataactttttgcACAAGAGCATCAGCAAAGCATATAATGCGTACAGCAATGTACAAGACAGCACACTGTGTTCTGTACAATGTGTGCCAGAATACAATGTGCAtcttgttttgggtttttaatGTATAGTTTAACCATTtcaaacctgagtaaattggcttgagtTCTTTCAAAGCCATGGGAGGAAGGTAttgagcaaagaaaaaatacttatgataattatgaatatagtttccCCCTGGCTTTTTActcaagctttttttaaaaattctaaatctacaaatttcttgtaatttgaggaacatttcctACAAAGTTATtgactttttccccatgttttgactgaaatagaaccaatttgctcaaatgcTCAAAGGTCTGTAACATCTTATGTAGTTATGACAataatgaatatagtttttcccctgctttttttcccccttgacattttacagaagtCCAGAAATGACAGACAATGCACGAATTTGctcacaggtttaaatgcttgtgaaaggagtctgagagcagcacaagaaaaggggGAATGCTctaggtttcaaggggttaatataTAGCGTAATGCAATGTAATTCTATGAAACCTTTAAGAGAAGCATAACACAAATTCTACATTTATAAAATAGTTTCACTGTGCTTACGATTTGGGGTATTTTAGATAAGAATTATCTTATAAACTATACGCTAATGTCAAATTTCATGAGCAAAATTCTGTCATGGTCAAATGATCAGGCATaat comes from the Plectropomus leopardus isolate mb chromosome 12, YSFRI_Pleo_2.0, whole genome shotgun sequence genome and includes:
- the itm2cb gene encoding integral membrane protein 2Cb, producing the protein MVKITFQPVSAQKPEKEIDGDKIIIPQAHEQLVLPVRPKKPFPTGLCCLTFGLVVFMSGLVLASIYVYRYYFIPQQIPEDSLFHCRVIYEDSVYAPLRGRQELEENVGIYLDDNYEQISVPVPHFGGSDPADIIHDFQRGLTAYHDIALDKCYITELNTTLVMPPRNLWELLVNVKRGTYLPQTYIIQEEMMVTGRVRNMRQLGPFIHRLCYGKETYRLRRRNQRRRIDRRETKKCHSIRHFENTFVVETVICDRV